The Haladaptatus cibarius D43 genome window below encodes:
- a CDS encoding HAD family hydrolase yields MTALYFDLDGTLIHHAISFEEMFERARREVGVSDHDGLHDEYVAFFLDYFGDCHPEPYRTALADLCHDFSLDTNGETFADALIEVELSYTELADGAHELLASLADDPNRKLGVVTNGAGHVQRAKLERHDLDSYFDAVVVSCEVGVGKPESGIFEVAKEELSDDGFVFVADDVERDVLPAQRAGFTGVLLSESLDSRPDHRVEELSAVRTLLA; encoded by the coding sequence ATGACGGCTCTGTATTTCGACCTCGATGGAACGTTGATACATCACGCGATTTCCTTCGAGGAGATGTTCGAGCGAGCGCGGCGCGAAGTGGGAGTTTCCGACCACGATGGCCTCCACGATGAATACGTGGCATTCTTTCTCGACTACTTCGGGGACTGCCATCCGGAACCGTATCGGACTGCGCTTGCCGACCTCTGTCACGATTTCTCCCTCGACACTAACGGCGAAACGTTCGCCGACGCACTCATCGAGGTAGAACTGTCGTACACGGAACTCGCGGATGGCGCGCACGAACTGCTCGCTTCGCTCGCGGACGACCCCAACCGTAAACTCGGTGTTGTGACGAACGGCGCTGGACACGTCCAGCGAGCGAAATTGGAGCGACACGACCTCGACTCCTATTTCGATGCTGTCGTCGTTTCCTGCGAGGTCGGCGTCGGCAAACCGGAATCGGGGATTTTCGAGGTTGCCAAAGAGGAACTGTCCGATGATGGGTTCGTGTTCGTCGCGGACGACGTCGAACGGGATGTACTTCCGGCCCAACGAGCAGGGTTTACCGGTGTTTTACTCTCGGAATCGCTCGACTCACGGCCTGACCACCGTGTCGAAGAGCTTTCTGCTGTTCGAACGCTTCTCGCCTGA
- a CDS encoding DUF7565 family protein, translating into MPAWECDIDGCGEHFDSVENAIVHQTTEHERRECKVCGAVVPDGYFAIRHAFEEHSRAEYVRAYDADSSDVRTRERIRDEIEDSANLQQVVERLDGTNGTELP; encoded by the coding sequence ATGCCCGCCTGGGAATGTGACATCGACGGCTGTGGGGAACACTTCGACAGCGTCGAGAACGCCATCGTCCACCAGACCACGGAGCACGAGCGCCGCGAGTGTAAGGTCTGCGGAGCGGTCGTACCGGATGGCTATTTCGCCATCCGGCACGCCTTCGAAGAACACTCGCGCGCCGAATACGTCCGCGCCTACGACGCCGATTCGAGCGACGTTCGAACGCGGGAGCGAATCCGAGACGAAATCGAGGATTCGGCGAACCTCCAGCAGGTGGTCGAGCGACTCGACGGAACCAACGGAACCGAACTCCCCTGA
- a CDS encoding AMP-binding protein, translating into MDTLADVNEIVHEPTEEFVESTNVWQFMQEHDIADYEELIEKTCGEVDWFWDELVEYLGIEFYEEYDAVRDDTDGPQFSDWYPGGKINIAHNTLDRHAQVDSPNRNNVACIWEGEPGDVREITYHELHREANKVANALEARGIGKGDTVGLYMPMVPEVNSILYGIFKVGAIAVPIFSGFGTDATATRIEDSECSVLFTGDGFYRRGSNIVLKDTADEAIEQVGHVEHTIVYERLGADTDIPWDDERDEWWDEAVLTQDDEYETKELDSSDEAMLLYSSGTTGKPKGIVHTHAGQLMQCAKEIYFGFDHKDSDRFFWVSDIGWMMGPWTLIGNHAFGGTIFMYEGAPDYPDPDRFWEMIDRHGLTTFGISPTAIRALRQYGDEWLENHDLSSLRLLGSTGEPWDPESWQWFYENVGGSEAPIINISGGTEICGCFLMPMPIQSLKPCTLGGPGLGMDIDIVNEQGESIVDTHERGYLVARDSCPSMTKSLWSGDERYLNTYWSTFDDMWNHGDWAQKDEDGFWFLHGRSDDAINVAGRKVGPAEVEGALMDHDAVNQAAAVGVPDDTTGQAVVTYVILEGDVTGNDDLRAELREQVGDELGKPFRPREILFVDEFPKTQSGKIIRRAIEAAYTGEELGDMSSIENPESLDKLADAK; encoded by the coding sequence ATGGATACGCTTGCGGACGTAAACGAAATCGTCCACGAACCGACAGAGGAGTTCGTGGAGTCCACGAACGTCTGGCAGTTCATGCAGGAACACGACATCGCGGACTACGAGGAACTAATCGAGAAAACCTGTGGCGAGGTCGATTGGTTCTGGGACGAACTGGTGGAGTACCTCGGGATCGAGTTCTACGAAGAGTACGACGCTGTTCGGGACGATACGGATGGGCCACAGTTTTCCGACTGGTATCCCGGCGGGAAAATCAACATTGCGCACAATACGCTCGACCGGCACGCGCAGGTTGACAGTCCGAACCGGAACAACGTGGCCTGTATCTGGGAGGGAGAGCCGGGCGACGTTCGGGAAATCACGTACCACGAACTCCACCGCGAAGCGAACAAGGTGGCGAACGCGCTAGAAGCGCGCGGTATCGGCAAAGGCGACACCGTCGGCCTCTACATGCCGATGGTGCCGGAAGTCAACTCGATTCTGTACGGCATCTTCAAAGTCGGTGCGATTGCGGTGCCCATCTTCTCCGGATTTGGCACCGACGCGACCGCGACGCGAATCGAGGATTCCGAATGTTCGGTGCTGTTCACGGGCGACGGTTTCTACCGCCGAGGAAGCAACATCGTGCTGAAAGACACGGCGGACGAAGCAATCGAACAGGTCGGCCACGTCGAACACACTATCGTTTACGAGCGATTGGGCGCTGACACGGACATTCCGTGGGACGACGAACGGGATGAGTGGTGGGACGAGGCCGTCCTCACACAGGACGACGAGTACGAGACGAAAGAACTCGATTCCAGCGACGAGGCAATGCTGCTGTACTCCTCGGGCACGACGGGCAAGCCGAAAGGCATCGTCCACACGCACGCCGGGCAGTTGATGCAGTGTGCCAAAGAAATCTACTTCGGCTTCGACCACAAGGATTCTGACCGCTTCTTCTGGGTGTCCGACATCGGGTGGATGATGGGGCCGTGGACGCTCATCGGCAACCACGCCTTCGGTGGTACCATCTTTATGTACGAAGGTGCGCCCGACTACCCCGACCCGGATAGGTTCTGGGAAATGATAGACCGACACGGACTGACGACGTTTGGCATCTCGCCGACTGCGATTCGAGCGCTCCGGCAGTACGGCGACGAATGGCTGGAAAATCACGACCTGTCGTCGCTTCGCCTGCTCGGTTCGACCGGCGAACCGTGGGACCCGGAATCGTGGCAGTGGTTCTACGAAAACGTCGGCGGGAGCGAAGCGCCAATCATCAACATCTCCGGCGGCACCGAAATCTGCGGCTGTTTCCTCATGCCGATGCCGATTCAGTCGCTCAAACCGTGCACCCTCGGCGGGCCAGGACTCGGTATGGACATCGACATCGTGAACGAACAGGGCGAATCCATCGTGGACACCCACGAACGCGGCTACCTCGTCGCTCGTGATTCTTGCCCGAGTATGACGAAATCACTCTGGTCGGGCGACGAGCGCTATCTGAACACTTACTGGTCTACGTTTGACGACATGTGGAACCACGGTGACTGGGCGCAGAAGGACGAGGACGGCTTCTGGTTCCTCCACGGGCGCTCCGACGACGCCATCAACGTGGCCGGTCGAAAAGTTGGCCCTGCCGAAGTCGAAGGCGCGCTGATGGACCACGACGCGGTGAATCAGGCCGCCGCGGTCGGCGTACCGGACGATACGACCGGACAGGCAGTCGTCACCTACGTCATCCTCGAAGGGGACGTGACCGGCAACGACGACCTGCGCGCGGAACTGCGCGAACAAGTCGGCGACGAACTCGGCAAGCCGTTCCGCCCCCGCGAAATCCTGTTCGTGGACGAGTTCCCGAAAACCCAGTCGGGCAAAATCATTCGCCGGGCCATCGAAGCGGCCTACACGGGCGAGGAGTTGGGCGACATGAGCAGTATCGAGAATCCGGAGTCGCTCGACAAACTGGCAGACGCAAAGTAA
- a CDS encoding aldo/keto reductase codes for MSPDALPEIGLGTMGISDPERIASAIEMGYRHLDTAQIYENEDVVGKGIELADVSREELFVATKVWADSLAHDDVIASTETSLSKLGLDYVDLLYVHRPIEAYEPQETLLAFDALMEQERIRHVGVSNFTAEELDTARNVLDAPIFAHQVEMHPLFRQADLLADARRHGTNLVAYSPIAQGEVFDLPELTTLAEKHDATEAQIALAWVVETGAVPIPRSQSDSHLRENLVAGDIEFTSEDVDTIESIDREKKLFE; via the coding sequence ATGTCACCCGACGCGCTTCCGGAAATCGGACTCGGGACGATGGGTATTTCCGACCCCGAGCGAATCGCCAGCGCCATCGAAATGGGCTATCGCCACCTCGACACTGCACAGATTTACGAAAATGAGGACGTCGTCGGGAAAGGAATCGAACTCGCGGACGTTTCCCGAGAGGAACTTTTCGTCGCCACGAAAGTCTGGGCCGACAGCCTCGCGCACGACGACGTGATTGCGAGTACGGAAACCAGCCTCTCGAAACTCGGCCTCGACTACGTTGACCTGCTCTACGTTCATCGACCAATCGAAGCCTACGAACCGCAAGAAACGCTTCTCGCCTTCGACGCACTGATGGAGCAAGAACGAATCCGGCACGTCGGCGTGAGTAATTTCACGGCCGAAGAACTCGATACCGCTCGAAACGTTCTCGACGCGCCGATTTTCGCCCATCAAGTCGAGATGCACCCCCTGTTTCGGCAGGCCGACCTCCTCGCTGACGCTCGTCGGCACGGCACGAATCTCGTGGCCTACTCGCCAATCGCACAGGGCGAGGTGTTCGACCTGCCGGAACTGACCACCCTCGCCGAGAAACACGACGCGACGGAAGCGCAAATCGCACTGGCGTGGGTTGTGGAGACGGGTGCGGTTCCGATTCCGCGCTCGCAAAGTGACAGCCATCTCCGCGAGAATTTGGTCGCAGGAGACATCGAATTCACATCGGAGGATGTAGACACAATCGAATCAATCGACCGCGAAAAGAAGTTGTTCGAATAG